The following are encoded together in the Sulfurimonas sp. genome:
- the fliR gene encoding flagellar biosynthetic protein FliR produces MSWAEVFTQNYVIGFILLFFRFAAMFMAAPIFSHQNIPQTIKASLAFVFAIVFYSSMPPLDIPITVPSIIIAILSEILFGLAIGVILQLAYNVITFAGGQISFMMGFSMASAIDPQTGISMPIISQFLSLLALMILLSIDMHHWLLLFINDSLSQIPLGGFLMQENLFKYTIEASSKMFFVGFLIAFPIIALTFLQDVIFGMLMKTMPQFNLLVIGFPIKIAFAFIVLIAILTSTMLVFKGHVQEAFNYLEILF; encoded by the coding sequence ATGAGTTGGGCTGAAGTATTCACTCAAAACTATGTTATTGGATTTATACTTCTGTTCTTTCGTTTTGCTGCTATGTTTATGGCAGCTCCAATTTTTTCTCATCAAAACATACCACAAACTATAAAAGCTTCTTTAGCTTTTGTTTTTGCAATTGTATTTTATTCATCCATGCCGCCTTTGGACATTCCTATAACTGTACCAAGTATAATTATTGCAATACTGAGTGAGATACTTTTTGGTTTAGCAATTGGTGTTATTCTTCAGTTAGCATATAATGTTATTACGTTCGCTGGAGGACAGATATCTTTTATGATGGGTTTCTCAATGGCCAGTGCTATTGATCCGCAAACAGGTATATCAATGCCTATAATCTCACAGTTTTTGTCACTTTTAGCCTTGATGATCTTACTATCAATAGATATGCATCATTGGTTGTTGTTATTTATCAATGATTCACTTTCCCAAATTCCACTAGGTGGGTTTTTGATGCAAGAAAATTTATTTAAGTATACAATAGAGGCATCATCTAAAATGTTTTTTGTAGGATTTTTAATAGCATTTCCTATTATCGCACTTACGTTTTTACAAGATGTTATATTTGGTATGCTTATGAAAACTATGCCGCAGTTTAACTTACTTGTAATTGGTTTTCCTATTAAAATTGCTTTTGCATTTATAGTTCTGATAGCTATCCTTACATCTACAATGCTAGTGTTTAAAGGGCATGTTCAAGAAGCATTTAACTATCTGGAAATACTTTTTTAG